The following nucleotide sequence is from Synchiropus splendidus isolate RoL2022-P1 chromosome 1, RoL_Sspl_1.0, whole genome shotgun sequence.
CAGTCCAGGTGAGTTTGAGATAATGCAACAGAATAACTTGAGTTGAATCTCTCCTTGATGTTGACCTCATCAtggttctctcctgcagattcTAGCCAGAACTCTTCAGAGTCGGACCAGGACGAGCCAGTGTCTCAGGaagacttgttttctgcatctgAATATGTGGAGGACATTTACTGGAATTTGAGGGCCACAGAGGTGAGTCAGGTCTGAATCTGATCTGAGCTTGTGAATCTTTGAGACAACATGTGTGACTTCTCCTTTCTTCCCATCAGGAGCGGTTCAGACCAAAGCCAGGCTACATGGACCATCACCCACAGACCTTGGAGAACATCAGGCCCTTCACAGTGGACTGGCTCCACAATTTATATCTCCACATCACCACAGACCTCGGGCTCGACACAGAGACTCTGCATCTGACCATCAACTACTTGGACCGGATCTTCTCCAAATCCAGATCAGTGAAACTACAGGACCTGACTCTGATCGGGACGACTGCTCTGTTCATTGCTACGTAAGTATCAGCAGAACTTTGATGGAGGtccacttgacctctgacctgatgcTAGTGTCCTCACTGTTTCATGTGTCCTGGTTTTAGGAAGCACCAGAGCAGGAACCCCCCGGAGGCTCAGGTGTTTGTCCCACGAGATGGAAGCTACACGAAGAAAGAGTTGCTAGAGATGGAGTGGCGTCTCCTCAAAACCCTGGACTTCACTCTGTCAGCCCCCACGTCCTACAccttccttcacatcttcaTGTCCATCTACCCTGTTTGTGAGACCACACAGAACCTGGCGGTGGTGAGTCcaacttctctgtcttcttctctgctcacatttgagtgtcttcttctgactcctgtgtttcttcctcCTGGTTCAGTTTCTGGCAGACTTGAGTCTGATGGACGTGAACTTGTTGGTGCGACACGACTCGTCTAAagtggcagctgcagctctgttcATGGCCAACTACAGAGTCAACAGAGAGAACTGGGTAAGTTGCTCCAGGTGCATGATGGGATTCACAATCCTCCAATGGGAGTCACGCTTAACTCACCTTCACTCTTTTCTCTTTCAGCCTGAAGACCTGGAAAACTTCTCTGGTTACTCCTTGGAGGACCTCGCAGAGTGTATGGAAACCATGTACAAGCTGGAGCTGCTTCACTCAGAGCTCTCTCTACAGGCCATCAGGTCAAAGTTCACAAAGTCAATGTAAGTTACTCTGgacaagttatttatttttaattcatgactGATCGGATTTGTgcatcaatataaaaaaaaaaaaaaactgacatgacACAATAAAGGtggtgtaaataaatgtatttattgccaGTCAAACTGTTTCTTCCCTTCTTTCCCTGCAGGTCTGTGGTCCAGTGTTGTTCACCATCTTCACCTGTCTGCACAGCATCGATCTACAACTCAGTGTTCTGACCGAGCTGGACTGGATCTGAACTCACGTTCAACTGTTTTTAAACGTGTTTCTTTTGGCAGAACGTCACCTGTGTGGAACACAAGAGTCACTGTTTCTGCAGCCCATTTTTAAAGGAGGATTATATTTTTGCTCtttgtacatattttattattttatattctaaATGAGATTTTTTGCAACAACAATTGTTGTGTGtacttattttaaaataaaatgtccatCGTGATTTTTAGTTGTCGTTTTTAATCCTACACAAATCCTCTCACATACTCTGCAGTGACTGTTCAAACACCTTGTGGATTTCATCCTATGAAAAGCAAAGGTGTCGTGATTTAAAGCaacactgcacaaaaaaaaaacttgttttcagatgaCTTTTTGGAAACCTTGCTCTCAAACATACTTaaatttaattacatttaaaggGTAAAATCATATAGTGAACTGAATGATGAGTGAAGCTAATGCTTTGAAACATAACTCCCAAAAGACGTGTCTCAATTACACTGTGATGGCATCAACAATGACATACGGATAATCTCaaataagttgaataaaaacatcacagtATAATCAATCCGATATTTAGGTTCTGTtagcattatttttcatttctctcattcGTGGAACCAGTTTTCTCACTGGTCAATCCACTTTGCTTCGTTTTCGTAGATGTTGGTTTAAACGTTCAAGTGTCGTGAGGACAGCGATCCGCACATTCCTTCATCGCAGGTTCACAACGatcctcatgttcatgtgtaTCGAGACGGGCCATTCACATCTCAGCGGTCTGATGGTTCAGTTGTAACCACAGATGACGAGGCTCATTCatatgtgatgaagatgaaatgtcCTATTCACATTTGTGTCGACAAGATAAGAAGTTTAAGTGAAAGCGGTTCGATTCAGTGCGTCTAAATATCAGTGTAAAATAGTGTGACGCGCATATGATGTGAATTTATTTCTGTCTGTTCTCTCTACCATAAGTACAATTTAATGTTCCTATCTTGTATGTTAGGACACGAGGACACCTTTAAATATACATCATATATTTCTGACtccatttataaaaataaatctgggaACAATTTGCTTTATTTATCGGTTGTTAATCACATTAAGAAGCTCAAGCGTAAGTGGAAAATGAAACGACCAAATTCGCTCTGCTTCCTTTTTGCGATGGAATACGACTCTAtggtccatgttttttttctcaaacgtTGTTTGCACTTCTTTACTCTAACCATAAAGTCTAAATAAAACTATCAACGCATGCGCCCACTCAAGTAaatttttcttattcttttagtctttattttgacaaaGAGAGAAACTCGTTCACTCCTGAAATAACGAAAAGTAACTCGACAGAAAGAAAGCCGTGCTCTTGTTTGTTGAATGGAAGGAAATATTTGGCATTAGAAACGGACCGCAACTACAATCCTAAATAGGAAGTgttcttcaaaaatatatttatgattggttttgatatttttatgatttttctgAGAGTTAAGTGCTGGTTCATCAAAACCCTATTGAATACAGAGCAGAAAAtcacagaaacatgacacatCATTAGATGCACATTAGaaatacaacacaaaataaCGTTCTAGGGTGAAAATGGTGTTCCTCTAAGAGAATATGATATTTAAATGTCCAGAGAAACATCATCACCACATTGTGTATTTTTCACCACGTTGTGTCGTGATGTCGAACgtagaaaatgtttttctatgCTCGTTGTCGATTAATTTcgtcaaaaacaataaaaataacaatacgaTTTAATATTAACCTTTACTTATTTGTCCTGAAgttaaaaatgttctttcacTGATTTATCCCGCCCCGAGGGTCGAACATCACCGACCAATCTCTGAATATATATTTGCATATGAACGGGTCCTGCTTCCTGATTGGCTGAAAAGTTTGCGGGCCTGAAGGATAAATGAGTGTCGATGGATGGCGAGATTCACTCAGCGTGGATCCTCGCATCTTCTCTTCAGTCCAGACACCAGAAGATTCGTCTCATCTTCGACCAGCACACCAGTTCTTCTCTGAAGACTCCTCCTGCTTCAAGTGAGACTTCTGGTCTATCAGGTAAAGAGCAACTCTCTCACCTGAGCAACTGACTTGGTGCTGGGTCCAGAGAGCGACGGCCTCTCAAGTCACTTAACAGCTGGATATTGTGAGTTTCAATGAAGCTTGTTACACTGTAACTACAGTGAAACTACTGACTCTTGTGAACTGAACCAAGTTGTTCCTCTTtgcagatgttttcaagcgccAGTGTCCAGACCTCCCACATGGTGCTCACCGGAGACATGCAGGTAGAAGAAGACTCCGAGAGGATCTTCACCAGATCTGTGAACGTTGAATATTAATGATCATGTCTCCA
It contains:
- the LOC128752679 gene encoding cyclin-A1-like, yielding MEWRLLKTLDFTLSAPTSYTFLHIFMSIYPVCETTQNLAVFLADLSLMDVNLLVRHDSSKVAAAALFMANYRVNRENWPEDLENFSGYSLEDLAECMETMYKLELLHSELSLQAIRSKFTKSMSVVQCCSPSSPVCTASIYNSVF